A genomic region of Acidobacteriota bacterium contains the following coding sequences:
- a CDS encoding HD domain-containing phosphohydrolase, whose translation MPDRLEARPASAYDLTAGLPVEGEAMVLRRRLADVEKLLTISGEIAQTLDLDRLLDLALVRAEEVCRAETSSIWELDEDRQELFFRVVRGRAAPGIRGLRVPLGEGLVGDIAATGRPEIVNRVESDPRWRGEPMEGFITRSILTVPLQVHGRTVGVMQLLNPVDDPADESSSEDSGLRAESGFTTEDLWRMRLFAGPLAQAIENARLYAARRRQFYDTVATLAEATERRDPYTGGHASRVVAYSLLLGREMALSDSQLEELMLTATLHDVGKLSTPDAILRKPAPLTDEERVIMRRHPDDGAEMLSRIHDLRHVVPAVRAHHEWVDGSGYPRGLCGDEIPRSARIVAVADAFDAMTTHRPYRQGCDGDTAARHIIAGAGSQFCSSVVAAFERLYDGNRWLLAHGRLLAQGVVGSP comes from the coding sequence ATGCCCGATCGATTGGAAGCACGTCCTGCGAGCGCCTACGACCTCACCGCCGGTCTGCCGGTGGAGGGCGAAGCGATGGTGCTCCGGCGCCGGCTGGCGGATGTCGAAAAGCTGTTGACGATCAGCGGCGAGATCGCCCAGACCCTAGACCTCGATCGCCTGCTCGACCTCGCGCTGGTGCGCGCCGAGGAAGTGTGCCGGGCGGAAACCAGCTCTATCTGGGAACTCGACGAGGATCGTCAAGAACTGTTCTTCCGGGTCGTCCGCGGGCGTGCGGCGCCGGGCATTCGCGGTCTGCGGGTGCCCCTGGGGGAGGGCCTGGTCGGTGACATCGCCGCCACCGGTCGGCCGGAAATCGTCAATCGCGTGGAGTCCGACCCGCGCTGGCGCGGCGAGCCGATGGAGGGGTTCATCACCCGCTCCATCCTCACCGTTCCGCTGCAGGTCCACGGCCGCACCGTCGGCGTGATGCAGCTTCTCAATCCGGTGGATGATCCGGCCGACGAGTCCTCGTCGGAGGACAGCGGTTTGCGCGCCGAATCGGGCTTCACTACGGAGGATCTCTGGCGCATGCGGCTGTTTGCCGGGCCCCTCGCCCAGGCGATCGAGAATGCCCGCCTCTATGCCGCTCGGCGCCGCCAGTTTTACGACACCGTCGCCACCCTGGCGGAGGCCACGGAACGGCGCGATCCCTACACCGGCGGGCACGCCAGCCGGGTGGTGGCCTACTCCCTGCTGCTGGGACGCGAGATGGCGCTGAGCGATTCGCAGCTCGAGGAGCTGATGCTCACGGCGACGCTGCACGATGTGGGCAAGCTCTCGACCCCCGACGCGATCCTGCGCAAGCCGGCGCCGCTAACCGACGAGGAGCGGGTGATCATGCGCCGCCATCCGGACGACGGCGCCGAGATGCTGTCGCGCATTCACGACCTCCGGCACGTTGTGCCGGCGGTGCGGGCGCACCACGAGTGGGTCGACGGCAGCGGCTACCCGCGCGGCTTGTGCGGCGACGAGATTCCCCGCTCGGCGCGCATCGTGGCGGTGGCCGACGCCTTCGACGCGATGACCACGCACCGGCCGTACCGCCAGGGCTGCGACGGCGACACGGCGGCCCGGCACATCATCGCCGGAGCCGGCAGTCAGTTCTGCTCTTCGGTGGTCGCCGCCTTCGAACGCCTTTACGACGGCAACCGCTGGCTTCTCGCCCATGGACGCCTGTTGGCCCAGGGCGTCGTCGGTTCACCCTGA
- a CDS encoding Ig-like domain-containing protein, translated as MRRSGASFSLRSWVMAAAAVLALWVAAAAQGGTIVIENLRYETLPPGVETTQVTVYADVVYQGNFTHQGRLWISSCFMNDGIGGNLAPTQPPDYGTIDSSNYREIEGEGDVLECEPALGYIPNCQDGQGVQYLGWATAAIYLGLNGIETPDEPAILDVASTECIPHYTVRGTTSGLPADGGVELTLAIYQGQQLLRTQKLDRTVNGGFRFQPPSIPEGGRFNVLITALAENTICSLSGEEGTIQGRDWLGLRVNCQCSVGEDCDGQAPTFELGFDVIVNEVSDGDLLLVPDPLAAAASSLAPANETRTPAEVPGDDHSTTEGHVSFSALLEVTPPDGTPLPVQVVPVSGSGFFTFQDPLADGSDYQVTISDVDPPGALCDVANGSGTVNGSDISDVSVECEVYVAPDDWCVVVPEMCRIDDPDCQYYFRYTGRTVVYTTDSSGNLLSGRVTNVYELQADCTGKSFAEPVKWRSMERVVSQAGSGPSSDTGPRVYMRTAPDEVVSGTIEMAGVARRDSGGVSVVRTYLNGQPIQLDNFSFNLPDSHTCGEFPAGNCDSTSRFFGQLDTTTLTNGLHTFLFEAVGADGLSLRGVAEHRIVVDNSITCGDVTLTSPQSGTTVSDFTTLAASVSASVEEVQFLLGGSAVAVDPAFPYSVSWDSNSVQDGPYPVQARAIGNGCTALSASVPIEVDNSPWTDDHSPPQGSIIAPAAGSVVNPNASGRVTLAVAATDDLAVDVVQFHIDDQLVWTDQSAPYAHNWLAPWGGHTLTARIVDECGNATWTNPVTFSVAEPDPCDDDTVHPTVAITHPAAGSSVSPNDHGRVTLGAYAADAGGVARVEFLVDNTLVWTDSMSPYGHNWPALPGLHSVKARAVDTCGNATTSSAVPFTVADPDPCSGDSTPPAIGLTQPAHGSTVTPNANGRVTLGVAASDGSGVDRVEFFIDGAHVWSDETPPYAHNWLATAGSHTFKARAVDTCGNARWSNEITFTVAGGGGGGCGSDSVKPTVGVTQPTAGSTVTPNANGRVTLRASASDASGIDQVEFHVDGSSYVWTDDTVPFVHNWPATAGSHAVRAKAFDECGNFKWSTEIPFSVAP; from the coding sequence ATGAGGCGCTCCGGTGCGTCGTTCTCTCTCCGGTCTTGGGTCATGGCGGCCGCTGCGGTGCTCGCTCTCTGGGTCGCCGCCGCCGCTCAGGGCGGAACCATCGTGATCGAGAATCTGCGCTATGAAACCCTGCCTCCCGGGGTGGAAACCACTCAGGTCACGGTGTACGCCGATGTGGTCTACCAAGGGAACTTCACCCACCAGGGACGCCTCTGGATCTCGTCCTGCTTCATGAACGACGGCATCGGCGGGAATCTCGCGCCGACCCAACCGCCGGACTACGGCACCATCGACAGCTCGAACTATCGGGAAATCGAGGGCGAGGGCGATGTCCTGGAGTGTGAGCCGGCCTTGGGCTATATCCCGAACTGCCAGGACGGTCAGGGTGTGCAGTACCTCGGCTGGGCGACGGCGGCGATCTACCTCGGCCTCAACGGCATCGAGACACCGGACGAACCCGCCATCCTCGACGTGGCTTCGACGGAGTGCATCCCGCACTACACGGTCCGGGGCACCACCAGCGGCCTGCCGGCGGACGGCGGAGTGGAGCTGACCTTGGCGATTTATCAGGGGCAGCAGCTTCTACGAACCCAAAAGCTGGATCGCACGGTCAACGGCGGTTTTCGATTCCAGCCGCCATCGATTCCCGAGGGCGGGCGCTTCAATGTGTTGATCACCGCCTTGGCCGAGAACACCATCTGTAGTCTTTCCGGAGAGGAGGGGACGATTCAGGGACGGGATTGGCTGGGTCTCCGGGTGAATTGCCAGTGCTCCGTCGGCGAGGACTGTGACGGCCAGGCGCCGACCTTTGAACTCGGTTTTGATGTGATCGTCAACGAGGTCAGCGACGGTGACCTGTTGCTGGTTCCCGATCCGTTGGCTGCGGCGGCGAGCAGCCTTGCTCCGGCGAATGAGACGCGAACGCCCGCGGAAGTCCCCGGTGATGACCACTCGACGACCGAAGGTCACGTCAGTTTCTCTGCTTTGCTGGAAGTTACCCCGCCGGACGGCACACCGCTTCCGGTCCAGGTGGTGCCGGTCAGCGGGTCGGGGTTCTTCACCTTCCAAGATCCACTCGCGGACGGTTCCGACTACCAGGTCACCATCAGCGACGTGGATCCCCCCGGCGCGCTCTGCGACGTCGCCAACGGCAGCGGCACGGTCAACGGTTCGGATATCAGCGATGTCAGCGTCGAGTGCGAAGTGTACGTCGCACCGGACGACTGGTGCGTGGTCGTGCCGGAGATGTGCCGGATCGACGATCCGGACTGCCAGTACTATTTCCGCTATACCGGTCGCACAGTCGTTTACACCACCGACAGCAGCGGCAATCTCCTCTCCGGCCGGGTGACGAACGTCTACGAACTGCAGGCGGACTGCACCGGCAAGTCCTTCGCCGAACCCGTTAAGTGGCGGTCGATGGAGCGAGTGGTCTCGCAGGCGGGAAGTGGACCGTCTTCCGATACGGGGCCGAGGGTCTACATGCGAACGGCGCCGGACGAGGTGGTGTCCGGGACGATCGAGATGGCCGGCGTGGCGCGTCGTGACAGCGGTGGGGTGAGTGTGGTGCGGACCTACTTGAACGGGCAGCCCATCCAGCTCGATAATTTCAGCTTCAATTTGCCGGATTCTCATACCTGCGGCGAGTTTCCCGCCGGCAACTGCGACTCGACCAGTCGCTTCTTCGGCCAACTGGACACGACCACCCTGACGAACGGTCTCCACACCTTTCTCTTCGAGGCCGTTGGGGCCGATGGCCTATCCCTGCGAGGGGTGGCGGAACACCGCATCGTGGTGGACAACAGCATCACCTGCGGTGACGTCACGCTGACCTCGCCGCAGAGCGGTACGACGGTGAGTGATTTCACTACCCTCGCCGCATCGGTCAGCGCGTCCGTTGAAGAGGTGCAGTTTCTGTTGGGTGGTTCGGCGGTGGCGGTGGATCCCGCCTTCCCCTACAGCGTCTCCTGGGACTCCAACTCCGTCCAGGACGGTCCCTATCCAGTCCAGGCCCGGGCGATCGGCAACGGTTGTACTGCTCTCAGCGCGTCGGTGCCGATCGAGGTGGACAATTCGCCCTGGACCGACGATCACTCGCCCCCCCAGGGTTCCATCATCGCACCCGCCGCCGGTTCCGTGGTGAATCCGAACGCGAGCGGGCGAGTGACCCTGGCGGTGGCAGCGACAGACGACCTGGCGGTGGATGTCGTTCAGTTCCACATTGACGATCAGCTCGTCTGGACCGACCAAAGTGCACCCTATGCCCACAACTGGCTCGCCCCATGGGGTGGACACACCCTGACGGCTCGGATCGTCGATGAGTGCGGCAACGCCACCTGGACGAACCCGGTGACCTTTTCCGTGGCGGAGCCGGATCCGTGCGACGACGATACGGTACATCCCACGGTCGCGATCACTCACCCGGCGGCGGGTTCCTCGGTGAGCCCCAATGACCATGGCAGGGTGACGCTAGGGGCCTACGCTGCCGACGCGGGGGGAGTGGCACGGGTGGAGTTCTTGGTGGACAACACCTTGGTCTGGACCGACAGCATGTCGCCCTATGGGCACAATTGGCCGGCGTTGCCGGGTCTTCATTCGGTGAAAGCGAGGGCTGTCGACACCTGCGGCAACGCCACCACCTCGTCCGCCGTCCCTTTCACGGTGGCGGATCCGGATCCCTGTAGCGGGGACTCGACGCCGCCGGCCATTGGGTTGACCCAACCGGCCCATGGCTCAACGGTGACTCCCAACGCCAACGGTCGGGTGACCCTGGGCGTTGCGGCTTCCGACGGCAGCGGAGTGGACCGGGTGGAATTCTTCATCGACGGCGCCCATGTGTGGAGTGACGAAACGCCCCCCTACGCCCACAACTGGCTGGCCACAGCGGGCTCCCACACGTTCAAGGCGCGAGCCGTCGACACCTGCGGCAACGCCCGCTGGTCGAACGAGATCACCTTCACCGTCGCCGGCGGAGGGGGTGGGGGCTGCGGTAGCGACTCCGTCAAACCGACGGTCGGCGTGACGCAGCCCACGGCGGGGTCTACGGTGACTCCGAACGCCAACGGCAGGGTGACATTGCGCGCCAGCGCCAGCGACGCCAGCGGCATCGATCAGGTGGAATTCCACGTCGACGGTAGTTCCTATGTCTGGACGGACGATACGGTCCCCTTCGTCCACAACTGGCCGGCGACGGCGGGTTCTCACGCGGTGAGGGCCAAAGCCTTCGACGAGTGCGGCAACTTCAAGTGGTCGACGGAGATTCCCTTCTCCGTCGCCCCCTAG
- a CDS encoding protein kinase: MGTRLFLVSALSITLAVIAAVAYSSYQARRIAREAVSGDLAQSSEVQAELREIRIERQDFDARLVSNDPFVAALFAEALESGDSLSIRDQLEERQADIGYDFAVLVDLDGRVAAWTGRPDAAGRDVSGWSLVGAALEGGFADGFWVEEQVLYDTVAVPVGRGFELIGYLITGVEASQGLGEIAGLSNTELVYLTPNGTSLARHGATLEGEQVLDLVTALEDRPEVLDRVLTAGERVGELDLLLGSEPWLVQVIALRDAAGEPVAAAVTLASVDQEMAPFQAIGRALLWSGAGALLLALALAFAFGRNALRPIQKLAAAATAARGGDYDQEIQVERGDEVGDLARSFDQLLSDLREKRDMESYLSELSRSLPDGGIGAGSLAAGASALRSLDGVFLGCDIRSLARVPPEASKAVRELEAASRAAETAVARRGGRLDAVAGHRLWARFEGADQGPRALAAAAEIASAFDEDSAPALALAKGRATVGTASGGSSVRPVLMGPAVQQLESLLREASPGEIVFPRNVAEELAPHLASSGFELSERRGVLSPQPLFILTGRLASRMTASVPVGQVAEKDSTSRATLSDIRPGQLIGSRFEIMEVIGSGGMGVVYKARDRELDDLVALKMLRVDRMGDPLQVDRLKAEIKLARKITHPNVLRTFDLDEIDGMPFLSMEYIRGITLRFLLDRTDRLPYSAGLRLARQLCLGLDAAHRGGVLHRDIKPENLILEPSGNAKLMDFGIARRIERAVAGDTAEGAVMGTPLYLAPEVLEGREADARSDLYAVGVVLYEIFTGEVPFSGIAVEVMAATLRQDPPAPRDHWAEIPAALERIILDCLQKEPEDRPDSTAALLHRLDQLRA; encoded by the coding sequence TTGGGTACCCGGCTGTTCCTGGTCTCCGCCCTGTCGATCACCCTGGCGGTGATCGCGGCGGTGGCCTATTCCTCGTACCAGGCCCGCCGCATCGCCCGGGAAGCGGTGTCCGGTGATCTCGCCCAGAGTTCCGAGGTACAGGCGGAACTGCGGGAAATTCGCATCGAACGGCAGGACTTCGACGCCCGCCTGGTGTCGAACGATCCCTTCGTGGCGGCGCTCTTCGCCGAGGCCTTGGAGTCCGGCGACAGTCTGTCGATTCGCGACCAACTGGAGGAGCGGCAGGCGGACATCGGTTACGACTTCGCCGTCCTGGTCGATCTCGACGGACGGGTCGCCGCCTGGACCGGCCGGCCCGATGCGGCGGGCCGGGATGTCTCCGGCTGGTCGCTGGTCGGTGCAGCCTTGGAGGGTGGCTTCGCGGACGGATTCTGGGTTGAGGAGCAGGTGCTGTACGACACCGTGGCGGTGCCCGTGGGACGAGGCTTCGAGCTGATCGGCTATCTGATCACCGGTGTCGAAGCCTCCCAGGGGCTCGGCGAGATCGCCGGACTGAGCAACACGGAACTGGTCTACCTGACGCCCAATGGAACTTCCCTCGCCCGCCACGGTGCGACCCTCGAGGGCGAGCAGGTGCTCGATCTGGTGACCGCCCTGGAGGATCGACCGGAGGTCCTCGATCGCGTCCTCACCGCCGGTGAGCGGGTGGGAGAGCTCGATCTTCTACTCGGCTCGGAGCCTTGGCTGGTGCAGGTCATTGCGCTGCGCGACGCGGCCGGCGAGCCGGTAGCCGCGGCGGTGACCCTGGCATCCGTCGACCAGGAGATGGCGCCCTTCCAGGCCATTGGCCGTGCCTTGCTCTGGTCCGGCGCCGGCGCACTGTTGCTCGCCCTCGCCCTCGCCTTCGCCTTCGGGCGCAACGCCCTGCGACCGATTCAGAAATTGGCCGCGGCGGCCACCGCCGCCCGCGGCGGCGACTACGACCAGGAGATCCAAGTCGAGCGCGGCGACGAGGTGGGAGATCTGGCTCGCTCTTTCGATCAACTGCTGTCGGACCTACGCGAGAAACGCGACATGGAGAGCTACCTGTCGGAACTCTCGCGCAGCCTGCCGGACGGTGGCATCGGCGCCGGCTCGCTGGCCGCCGGCGCTTCGGCCCTGCGCAGCCTCGATGGGGTGTTCCTGGGTTGCGACATCCGCTCCCTCGCCCGGGTGCCACCGGAAGCTTCCAAGGCGGTGCGGGAACTGGAGGCAGCCAGCCGCGCTGCCGAAACCGCCGTCGCCCGGCGTGGCGGGCGCCTCGACGCGGTCGCCGGCCATCGGCTATGGGCGCGTTTCGAAGGAGCCGATCAGGGCCCCCGGGCGCTGGCCGCCGCCGCCGAGATCGCCAGCGCCTTCGACGAAGACAGCGCTCCGGCCCTCGCCCTGGCGAAGGGCCGCGCCACAGTGGGTACTGCCTCCGGCGGATCTTCGGTGCGGCCGGTGTTGATGGGACCGGCGGTGCAGCAATTGGAGAGCCTGCTGCGAGAGGCTTCGCCGGGCGAGATTGTCTTCCCGCGTAATGTGGCCGAGGAATTGGCGCCACACCTCGCTTCTTCGGGTTTCGAACTGTCCGAACGCCGCGGCGTGCTCAGCCCGCAGCCACTCTTCATCCTCACCGGCCGCCTGGCGTCGCGAATGACCGCGTCGGTGCCGGTGGGCCAGGTGGCCGAGAAGGATTCCACCTCCCGGGCCACCCTCTCCGATATTCGGCCCGGCCAATTGATCGGCAGCCGCTTCGAGATCATGGAGGTGATCGGCTCCGGCGGCATGGGGGTGGTCTACAAGGCGCGGGACCGGGAACTGGACGATCTGGTAGCCCTCAAGATGCTGCGGGTCGATCGCATGGGAGATCCACTGCAGGTGGACCGCCTGAAGGCGGAGATCAAGCTGGCGCGCAAGATCACCCATCCGAACGTCCTGCGCACCTTCGACCTCGACGAGATCGACGGCATGCCATTCCTGTCGATGGAGTACATCCGCGGCATCACCTTGCGTTTCCTCCTGGACCGCACCGACCGCTTGCCCTATTCCGCCGGTCTGCGCCTGGCGCGGCAGCTCTGCCTCGGTCTCGACGCGGCCCACCGGGGAGGTGTTCTGCATCGCGACATCAAGCCCGAGAATTTGATTTTGGAGCCCTCTGGTAACGCCAAGCTGATGGATTTCGGCATCGCCCGCCGCATCGAACGGGCGGTGGCCGGCGACACGGCGGAAGGGGCGGTGATGGGCACTCCGCTCTATCTGGCACCGGAAGTGCTCGAAGGCAGGGAGGCCGATGCCCGCTCCGACCTGTATGCTGTAGGGGTTGTCCTGTACGAGATCTTCACCGGCGAGGTGCCCTTCAGCGGCATCGCCGTCGAGGTGATGGCGGCAACCCTGAGGCAGGATCCGCCGGCACCGAGAGACCACTGGGCGGAGATCCCGGCGGCGCTGGAGCGGATCATTCTCGACTGTCTGCAGAAGGAGCCTGAAGACCGGCCCGACTCGACCGCCGCCTTGCTTCACCGTCTCGACCAGTTGAGGGCCTGA
- a CDS encoding adenylate/guanylate cyclase domain-containing protein: MRLRVLSEDEPRVFELGPGKSAIGRGAENHVSLRDPSVSRRHCEVRPLAGGGWEVVDLGSTNGLLLDGTSVGRGRLVEGAILTLGIFQLQVEGLPPEVDSGAVGPPTTERMGPPPQELAQEAQVLLRLDDIGSVLGERVQEDRVLEALVELGRRLLQAEDVESVAERVMDAAFTALAVDRGFLFLCERSGLYCYLARHGERVERRPEGVVPVSTTILRQVVEQQVALVTADARADGRFSGGESIRLHQIRAALCVPLWSDERVIGVMHLDSPMRSEVFDERDLELATALASYAAMAIEGRRNAADLEVERRSRERLERYHSPAVVEEILRLEGIERHALRPVEATVMFADLVGFTAMSEKASPGAVATLLSDYFDRAVAAVFEHGGTLDKFIGDCVMAFFGAPAPQPNHAERGVRAALALQAATDSWNLQRRAEGREPVSVRIALNSGPVVVGEVGSEQRVEYTVLGDTVNVAARLEDVVTAPGEVVVGEATHQRLAETFLFESLGDHRLQGLERPIRAYRVLSPAGGGGVGAAPRTAPVPPRSTD; encoded by the coding sequence GTGCGCCTGCGAGTCCTTTCCGAGGACGAACCCCGAGTTTTCGAACTCGGTCCCGGCAAATCCGCTATCGGCCGCGGGGCGGAGAACCACGTCTCCTTGCGGGACCCGTCCGTTTCGCGCCGCCACTGCGAAGTACGGCCGCTTGCCGGTGGCGGCTGGGAGGTGGTCGACCTCGGCAGTACCAACGGTCTGCTACTGGACGGTACGTCGGTGGGCCGCGGCCGGCTGGTAGAGGGAGCGATCCTCACTCTCGGCATCTTCCAGCTCCAGGTGGAAGGACTGCCGCCGGAGGTCGACTCCGGTGCCGTCGGGCCGCCCACCACCGAGCGCATGGGGCCACCGCCGCAAGAGCTGGCGCAGGAGGCGCAAGTTCTGCTGCGCCTGGACGATATCGGCTCGGTGCTGGGTGAACGGGTACAGGAGGATCGCGTCCTCGAAGCGCTCGTCGAGCTGGGCCGCCGGCTGCTCCAGGCGGAAGACGTGGAGAGCGTCGCCGAGCGGGTGATGGACGCTGCCTTCACGGCCCTGGCAGTGGATCGCGGTTTCCTTTTCCTTTGCGAGCGGTCGGGGCTGTACTGCTACCTGGCGCGCCACGGTGAGCGGGTGGAGCGGCGGCCGGAGGGGGTGGTGCCGGTATCTACCACCATCCTGCGGCAGGTGGTGGAGCAGCAGGTGGCGCTGGTCACCGCCGACGCCCGCGCCGACGGCCGCTTCAGCGGCGGGGAATCCATCCGACTCCACCAGATCCGTGCCGCCCTGTGCGTGCCGCTTTGGTCCGACGAGCGGGTGATCGGGGTGATGCACCTGGACTCGCCGATGCGCTCCGAGGTGTTCGACGAACGCGACCTCGAACTGGCGACCGCCCTCGCCTCCTACGCTGCGATGGCCATCGAAGGGCGGCGGAACGCCGCCGACCTGGAGGTGGAGCGGCGCTCTCGGGAGCGCCTGGAGCGCTATCACTCGCCGGCGGTGGTGGAAGAAATCCTGCGGCTGGAGGGGATTGAGCGCCACGCCCTTCGGCCAGTGGAGGCGACGGTGATGTTCGCCGACCTGGTGGGGTTTACGGCGATGTCCGAAAAAGCTTCTCCGGGCGCCGTGGCGACCCTCCTGAGCGACTACTTCGACCGCGCCGTGGCGGCGGTTTTCGAGCACGGCGGCACCCTCGACAAGTTCATCGGGGATTGCGTGATGGCGTTCTTCGGTGCACCGGCGCCGCAGCCGAACCACGCCGAACGCGGCGTCCGGGCGGCCCTTGCCCTGCAGGCGGCGACGGATTCCTGGAACCTCCAGCGCCGAGCCGAAGGTCGAGAGCCGGTGTCGGTGCGCATCGCCTTGAACAGCGGTCCGGTGGTGGTGGGGGAAGTGGGCTCCGAGCAGCGGGTGGAGTACACCGTCCTCGGCGACACGGTGAACGTCGCAGCGCGCCTGGAAGACGTCGTGACGGCGCCGGGCGAGGTGGTGGTGGGGGAGGCGACGCACCAGCGCTTGGCGGAGACGTTCCTGTTCGAGAGCCTCGGCGACCACCGCCTCCAGGGCCTAGAGCGCCCGATCCGGGCCTATCGGGTGCTCAGTCCTGCCGGCGGTGGCGGTGTTGGCGCAGCACCTCGTACAGCGCCAGTGCCGCCGAGGTCGACAGATTGA
- a CDS encoding tetratricopeptide repeat protein gives MLKGKAHAPASVEELVAATRRAADEILAQHHVPLETASRFVREALLEVHCPRGLVIGASGRWLRILEEGCRRLSARLYAVGKSLDYGPVLDAAVSWFTDHRERMTRERRSAGALMERLSFQNSDVEVPVPHLEDDPRHRTLGNVEALLDAVRAGWSFDPHASLRQVRKARRLLARLDPANYGRARLADFEARAWAYEGSVCRILGRVNRAAEAYQRADEAMARGSLDPREQADINELKASLLRMQDRFGEARRLLEQAVAIHRWMGDLHLEGRCLLSVALILSYTGDPEGAIPMARRALQQIDTQREPRLQWVAYQNLACDLVYVGRVEEVVVLLPKIKRLVKRFGGPGDQLRARWLEAQTALETGDAGRGQRILIEVRDQYVEQGQGYDVALVSVDLVARYLGQGRAAEARQLAQESVPILQATGAQQFAVAAIVLLCQALELESATEAWVRDLQTTLRKRQFAPPTQPETPS, from the coding sequence ATGCTAAAGGGCAAAGCCCATGCTCCCGCCTCCGTCGAGGAGCTGGTCGCCGCGACTCGGCGGGCTGCCGACGAGATCCTGGCTCAGCACCATGTGCCTCTGGAGACCGCCTCTCGCTTCGTGCGGGAGGCGCTTCTCGAGGTTCATTGTCCGCGCGGCTTGGTGATCGGAGCCAGCGGGCGCTGGCTGCGGATCCTCGAGGAAGGATGCCGCCGGTTGTCGGCGAGGCTCTACGCGGTGGGCAAATCCCTGGACTACGGACCGGTGCTGGATGCCGCCGTCTCTTGGTTCACCGACCATCGCGAGCGAATGACCCGCGAGCGCCGAAGCGCCGGCGCGTTGATGGAACGCCTGAGTTTCCAGAACAGCGATGTCGAGGTACCGGTCCCCCATCTGGAAGACGATCCGCGCCACCGCACCCTCGGGAACGTCGAAGCCTTGCTCGACGCGGTTCGCGCAGGATGGTCCTTCGACCCGCATGCATCCCTACGGCAGGTGCGCAAGGCCCGGCGTCTCCTCGCCCGTCTCGACCCCGCGAACTACGGGCGCGCTCGCCTGGCGGACTTCGAGGCTCGGGCCTGGGCCTACGAGGGCAGCGTCTGCCGCATTCTCGGCCGGGTGAACCGGGCCGCCGAGGCCTACCAACGGGCCGACGAAGCGATGGCCCGGGGCAGTCTCGATCCCCGCGAGCAGGCCGATATCAACGAACTCAAGGCCTCCCTCCTCCGCATGCAAGACCGCTTTGGAGAGGCCCGCCGACTGCTGGAACAGGCGGTCGCCATCCATCGCTGGATGGGCGATCTACATCTCGAAGGCCGCTGCTTGTTGAGTGTCGCCCTGATCCTCTCCTACACCGGCGACCCGGAAGGAGCCATCCCGATGGCTCGCCGGGCTCTGCAGCAGATCGACACGCAGCGTGAGCCTCGACTGCAGTGGGTGGCCTACCAAAACCTTGCCTGCGATCTGGTCTACGTGGGTCGGGTCGAAGAAGTGGTGGTGCTCCTACCCAAGATCAAGCGATTGGTCAAGCGGTTTGGCGGCCCCGGCGATCAATTGAGGGCGCGCTGGCTAGAGGCTCAGACCGCCCTCGAAACGGGCGATGCGGGCCGCGGCCAGCGGATCCTGATCGAAGTCCGGGATCAGTATGTCGAGCAGGGGCAGGGCTACGATGTCGCCCTCGTTTCGGTGGATCTGGTGGCCCGTTACCTCGGCCAGGGACGGGCGGCTGAAGCTCGCCAGTTGGCGCAGGAATCCGTTCCGATTCTGCAGGCCACGGGGGCGCAGCAATTCGCCGTTGCCGCGATCGTGTTGCTGTGTCAGGCGCTCGAACTCGAATCGGCGACGGAGGCCTGGGTTCGCGACCTCCAGACGACCCTCCGCAAGCGGCAGTTCGCTCCCCCCACCCAGCCGGAAACCCCATCCTGA
- a CDS encoding cysteine dioxygenase family protein — translation MTATTMAASGVEELIELIDHAVSETKVEDITQRVQQGLTRLIRQGSLRLPEDLCRVTPGHYARRLVHRSEEHGWVMVAMTWGPEQSTPLHDHAGTWCVEGVIDGAIEVAQFHLLEDDGELCHFVPMGTLCTGVGSAGALIPPYEYHIIANPDATSSAVTLHIYGEEMTECTSFEPAGSECKYRRTRRQLRYDA, via the coding sequence ATGACGGCAACTACGATGGCGGCGAGCGGAGTGGAAGAACTGATCGAGCTGATCGATCACGCGGTAAGTGAAACCAAGGTGGAGGACATCACCCAGCGGGTACAGCAGGGGCTGACCCGCCTGATCCGTCAAGGGTCGCTCCGCCTGCCGGAAGATCTCTGCCGGGTGACGCCGGGCCACTATGCCCGTCGCCTCGTCCATCGCAGCGAAGAGCATGGCTGGGTGATGGTGGCGATGACCTGGGGGCCGGAGCAGTCGACCCCGCTCCACGACCACGCCGGTACCTGGTGCGTGGAGGGAGTGATCGACGGAGCGATTGAAGTCGCTCAATTCCATTTGCTCGAGGACGACGGTGAACTGTGCCACTTCGTGCCGATGGGTACTCTCTGTACCGGCGTCGGCTCCGCCGGCGCCCTCATCCCGCCCTACGAGTACCACATCATCGCCAACCCCGACGCCACCAGCTCCGCGGTGACGCTCCACATCTACGGCGAAGAGATGACCGAGTGCACCAGCTTCGAACCAGCCGGATCCGAGTGCAAATACCGCCGCACCCGACGCCAGCTTCGGTACGACGCCTAG